The following coding sequences lie in one Myxococcus xanthus genomic window:
- a CDS encoding sensor histidine kinase yields MRISTKLGLGLTLTSAIILGSYGYSLLRKEEHDLRTATEQATRLLATALQVAMENALRDGQSADVNEILESLDHRDPTVDVFVFDAQAVPVVRSPGSSKTLHLVEDASRRVLKTRHSLTHFAGPKKLSHLLIVLPLHSDDSTAVVGALAVVKPLDGLRQDLESTSRSTVLSVLTLITGISLVGWLLLMLYLQRPLERVVGAMRAVRGGDFTATVTPGGNDEVGEVVHAFNGMVKELGEARQRLSAEAESRLALEAGLRRVDKLAAVGQLSAGLAHEIGSPLLILNGRAQALAARAELPDDVRRNARILVEQSERIERIVRQLLDLARRKPSRLESLDALASVRAVVELLEFDARKRDVRLTFHAEEPLPRVLADGDGLQQVALNLLTNALRATPRGGEVRVTLAPSTFQPAPGLRERHGVRLSVEDTGVGMDDAALERVFEPFFSTWSTHGGTGLGLPVVKAIVAEHGGAVTVTSRPGQGTHFIVHIPSEKEEGTGAV; encoded by the coding sequence GTGCGCATCTCCACGAAACTGGGCCTGGGCCTGACGCTGACGAGCGCCATCATCCTGGGTTCCTACGGCTACAGCTTGCTTCGGAAGGAGGAGCACGACCTGCGGACGGCCACCGAGCAGGCGACGCGGCTGCTGGCCACGGCGCTCCAGGTGGCCATGGAGAACGCGCTGCGGGACGGGCAGTCGGCGGACGTGAACGAAATCCTCGAGTCGTTGGACCACAGAGACCCGACCGTGGACGTCTTCGTCTTCGACGCCCAGGCCGTGCCGGTGGTGCGCTCACCTGGTAGCTCGAAGACGCTGCACCTGGTGGAGGATGCCTCCCGGCGAGTGCTGAAGACACGCCATTCCCTCACCCACTTCGCGGGCCCCAAGAAGCTGTCGCACCTGCTCATCGTCCTGCCCCTGCACAGCGACGACAGCACCGCCGTGGTGGGGGCGCTCGCCGTGGTGAAGCCGCTGGACGGGCTGCGGCAGGACCTGGAGTCCACCAGCCGCTCCACCGTGCTGTCGGTGCTGACGCTCATCACTGGCATCTCCCTGGTGGGCTGGCTGCTGCTGATGCTCTACCTCCAGCGTCCCCTGGAGCGCGTGGTGGGGGCGATGCGCGCGGTGCGCGGCGGCGACTTCACGGCCACCGTGACGCCCGGCGGTAACGACGAGGTGGGCGAGGTCGTCCACGCCTTCAACGGCATGGTGAAGGAGCTGGGCGAGGCGCGGCAGCGGCTGTCGGCCGAGGCCGAGTCACGGTTGGCACTGGAGGCGGGCCTGCGGCGCGTGGACAAGCTGGCCGCCGTGGGACAGCTGTCCGCGGGGCTGGCGCACGAAATCGGCTCCCCCCTGCTCATCCTCAACGGACGGGCCCAGGCCCTGGCCGCGCGCGCCGAGCTGCCCGACGACGTGCGGCGCAACGCGCGCATCCTGGTGGAGCAGTCGGAGCGCATCGAGCGCATCGTCCGCCAGCTCCTGGACCTGGCCCGCCGCAAGCCGTCGAGGCTGGAGTCCCTGGACGCGCTCGCCTCCGTGCGCGCGGTGGTGGAGCTGCTGGAGTTCGACGCGCGCAAGCGCGACGTCCGGCTGACGTTCCATGCCGAGGAGCCGCTCCCGCGCGTACTGGCGGATGGAGATGGCCTGCAGCAGGTGGCGCTCAACCTGCTCACCAACGCGCTGCGCGCCACGCCCCGAGGCGGCGAGGTGCGGGTGACGCTGGCGCCGTCCACCTTCCAGCCCGCCCCCGGCCTGCGCGAGCGCCACGGCGTGCGCCTGTCCGTGGAGGACACCGGCGTGGGCATGGATGACGCGGCGCTGGAGCGCGTCTTCGAGCCCTTCTTCTCCACCTGGAGCACCCACGGCGGCACGGGCCTGGGCCTCCCAGTGGTGAAGGCCATTGTCGCGGAGCACGGCGGCGCCGTGACGGTGACGTCACGCCCGGGCCAGGGCACTCACTTCATCGTGCACATTCCTTCCGAGAAGGAAGAAGGAACGGGGGCGGTATGA
- a CDS encoding sigma-54-dependent transcriptional regulator, which translates to MSTPRKRLLILDDDAGVVDFLCESLDARGYETVGRTSPEEALALFERESFDLVITDVEMPRLRGTEVLEALLTRKPGQLVVLITAFGSVELAVAAVKAGACDFVTKPFNIDALVLTLERAFRERQLRREIVRLRAAVPGDTPGGLVARSPAMQKALEVSRRAARSDATVLLTGETGTGKSALARFIHESSSRRTQPFLQLNCAALPSGLAESELFGARRGAYTDAREDRAGVFVSVGGGTLFLDEVGELSLEVQAKLLQALETGRVRPLGSSTETPVRARVLAATNQSLEVLLREGRFRADLYYRLNVIRIEVPPLRERREDILPLVDFFLGRLGEQQQREVLGVSANAMKRLMAHAWPGNVRELANLLERAVALADHDTLVPEDFDLPGSGDSGLTSLLSRASGEDAPLEEVERAYVRRVVEAQGGNKAAAARILGINRRTLYRKLDLDE; encoded by the coding sequence ATGAGCACTCCCAGAAAGCGCCTGCTCATCCTGGATGATGACGCGGGGGTGGTGGACTTCCTCTGCGAGTCCCTGGACGCGCGGGGATACGAGACGGTGGGGCGCACCTCGCCCGAGGAGGCGCTGGCCCTCTTCGAGCGCGAGTCCTTCGACCTGGTCATCACCGACGTGGAGATGCCCCGCCTGCGCGGCACGGAGGTGCTGGAGGCGCTGCTGACGCGCAAGCCGGGCCAGTTGGTGGTGCTCATCACCGCCTTCGGCAGCGTGGAGCTGGCCGTGGCGGCGGTGAAGGCCGGCGCCTGCGACTTCGTCACCAAGCCCTTCAACATCGACGCGCTCGTCCTCACGCTGGAGCGCGCCTTCCGCGAGCGGCAGCTGCGCCGCGAAATCGTGCGCCTGCGCGCGGCCGTCCCCGGCGACACGCCCGGCGGGCTGGTGGCTCGCAGCCCCGCCATGCAGAAGGCGCTGGAGGTGTCCCGCCGCGCGGCGCGCAGCGACGCCACCGTGCTCCTCACCGGCGAGACAGGCACCGGAAAGAGCGCCCTGGCGCGCTTCATCCACGAATCCAGCAGCCGGCGCACCCAGCCCTTCCTCCAGCTCAACTGCGCGGCCCTGCCCTCGGGGCTGGCGGAGAGCGAGCTGTTCGGCGCCAGGCGCGGCGCCTACACCGACGCGCGCGAGGACCGGGCCGGCGTCTTCGTGTCGGTCGGCGGCGGGACGCTCTTCCTGGATGAAGTGGGCGAGCTGTCGCTGGAGGTGCAGGCCAAGCTGCTCCAGGCCCTGGAGACGGGACGCGTGCGGCCCCTGGGCTCGAGCACGGAGACACCCGTGCGCGCCCGCGTGCTGGCCGCCACCAACCAGTCGCTGGAGGTGCTGCTGCGCGAAGGCCGCTTCCGCGCGGACCTCTACTACCGCCTCAACGTCATCCGCATCGAGGTGCCCCCGCTGCGCGAGCGGCGCGAGGACATCCTGCCCCTGGTGGACTTCTTCCTCGGGCGCCTGGGCGAGCAGCAGCAGCGCGAGGTGCTGGGCGTGTCCGCCAACGCGATGAAGCGGCTGATGGCCCACGCGTGGCCCGGCAACGTGCGCGAGCTGGCCAACCTGCTGGAGCGCGCGGTGGCCCTGGCGGACCACGACACGCTGGTGCCGGAGGACTTCGACCTGCCGGGCAGTGGCGACAGCGGCCTGACGTCGCTGCTCAGCCGTGCCTCGGGAGAGGACGCGCCCCTGGAAGAGGTGGAGCGCGCCTATGTGCGCCGGGTGGTGGAGGCGCAGGGCGGCAACAAGGCCGCCGCCGCGCGCATCCTGGGCATCAACCGGCGCACGCTGTACCGCAAGCTGGACCTGGACGAGTGA
- a CDS encoding efflux RND transporter periplasmic adaptor subunit has translation MNRTLLLGLWAFSAACSGAATSSAPAERAAPAPLKEGVVQLAEASRAFVTVTPVKADASSAALQAPARVAFRDGALSRLVAPLAGRVMSVHVRTGDTVKPGDALVTLDCPEAAASRTAVATATAALREAQSAFEREARMFEQGVTTERERLSAETRLAEAQAELARAQASVGFVGTGSGTTVVLRAPMAGTVLSRSVAEGIAVQPGGDVLVEVGDPSALWVMADVFERDLPLVREGARVRVTMPSVHAPLEGKVDSVGAVVAGGSRTAPVRITLETQEKGLRPGMFGRVRIDSPDASLTLPVEAVLLRNGKESVVYVQQEVGTYVRRPVVVAQPVEGRVQVIAGLSPGDPVVTRGALLLDGAADQLL, from the coding sequence ATGAACAGGACCCTGCTCCTTGGCCTCTGGGCCTTCTCCGCCGCCTGCTCGGGCGCGGCCACCTCATCCGCTCCCGCCGAGCGCGCCGCGCCCGCCCCCCTGAAGGAAGGGGTGGTGCAGCTCGCCGAGGCCTCGCGGGCCTTCGTCACCGTCACCCCGGTGAAGGCGGACGCCAGCAGCGCGGCGCTTCAGGCCCCCGCGCGCGTGGCCTTCCGGGACGGGGCGCTGTCGCGGCTGGTGGCGCCGCTGGCGGGGCGGGTGATGAGCGTCCACGTGCGCACCGGCGACACGGTGAAGCCGGGCGACGCGCTGGTGACGCTGGACTGCCCGGAAGCCGCGGCGTCGCGCACGGCGGTGGCCACCGCGACGGCGGCGCTGCGCGAGGCCCAGTCCGCCTTCGAGCGCGAGGCCCGCATGTTCGAGCAGGGCGTGACGACCGAGCGTGAGCGCCTGTCCGCGGAGACGCGGCTGGCGGAGGCACAGGCGGAGCTGGCGCGGGCCCAGGCATCCGTGGGCTTCGTGGGCACCGGCAGCGGCACCACCGTGGTGCTGCGCGCGCCCATGGCGGGCACGGTGCTGAGCCGGAGCGTGGCGGAGGGCATCGCCGTGCAGCCGGGCGGAGACGTGCTGGTGGAGGTGGGGGACCCTTCGGCGCTGTGGGTGATGGCGGACGTGTTCGAGCGCGACCTGCCGCTGGTGCGTGAGGGCGCGCGGGTGCGGGTGACGATGCCGTCGGTGCACGCGCCGCTGGAGGGGAAGGTGGACTCGGTGGGCGCGGTGGTTGCGGGCGGCTCGCGGACGGCGCCGGTGCGCATCACCCTGGAGACGCAGGAGAAGGGGCTGCGGCCCGGCATGTTCGGGCGCGTGCGCATCGACTCGCCGGACGCCAGCCTGACGCTGCCGGTGGAGGCGGTGCTGCTGCGCAACGGCAAGGAGTCGGTGGTGTACGTGCAGCAGGAGGTGGGCACCTATGTGCGGCGCCCCGTCGTCGTCGCCCAGCCGGTGGAGGGGCGGGTGCAGGTCATCGCGGGCCTGTCACCGGGGGACCCGGTCGTCACCCGGGGCGCGCTGCTGCTGGATGGCGCGGCCGACCAGCTTCTCTAG
- a CDS encoding efflux RND transporter permease subunit, with amino-acid sequence MLRALIAFCVRSRLPVLLLTLGIGLFGVKAYLETPVEAFPDVTNLQVNVIAQMPGLAPEEIERQVTVPLERVLNGTPGMVQMRSESLFGLSLLFLTFDDGVDPFKARTIVGERMSNADMPDGADVRLAPEATPLGKIYQFRVLSDRHTLTETRSEMEWNIARHLRQVPGVADVLSLGGFLKEFHVQVDPSRLLAHELTLADVTEALSRSNRNVGGGFLRQGDQELLIRGVGYLRGARDVQSIVLKSEDGTPVTVGDVARVVASHTPRRGSVSHNLDMDVTEGVVLLRRGENPSTVLEGVHAKVEELNSRVLPKGMRIEAFYDRNVLVGHTLSTVHHNLLHGALLVVAVAWLFLRSLRCSLIVASVIPLALLTAFIGLKMVGLPANLISMGAIDFGILVDGAVVLVENVLHEAGVQRPRRRKEMLGLILRSALDVARPTFFAMAIIIAALIPVFTLERVEGRIFRPLSLTYSFALVGALVFALTVVPALCALLLRPQDAEVKEPKLLTTLREGYGRAVTWLMPRKTLVFASMAALVLVTGVVGSRVGSEFLPELDEGDINIFVEMPASISLGKGADILLEVRRRLLDFPEVKEVLVEQGRPEDGTDNEAVNMGKTFVRFTPEETWRKGWDKERLVREMRASLLEIPGVSFNFSQPIKDSVEEAISGVRGKVVLKIFGTDLAAMRGTLEQAVASLQKVEGVVDLGLYRDSSVPQLQVVLDRPALARAGIDVSTAQDLVETALGGRVVTELWEQERPVPVRVILPGTERDDEARIGGILVPTASGGHVPLREVARLEKALGRASINREANSRTLALKFNVEGRDMGSTIQEAMATVEREVTVPEGTFLKWGGEFENQERALGRLAVIVPISFLVVFALLYAALGSMRSASAVLAGAPFAMCGGVLALAVTGIPLSVSAAVGFITLLGQVCLASLLVVSAVDDRRKAGESLEAALPAGASSRFRAVLMTALLAMLGLMPAALSSGAGSETQRPFAVVIIGGLVTAVLVSLFALPAFYSVIVGKHAASTGSGDDEDDEDLDAGVEHIGPKGHGPEQGTAGVAA; translated from the coding sequence ATGTTGCGAGCACTCATCGCGTTCTGTGTCCGGAGCCGCCTGCCCGTCCTGCTGCTGACGCTGGGCATCGGCCTCTTCGGTGTGAAGGCCTACCTGGAGACGCCCGTGGAGGCGTTTCCGGATGTCACCAACCTCCAGGTGAATGTCATCGCGCAGATGCCCGGGCTGGCGCCCGAGGAAATCGAGCGGCAGGTGACGGTGCCCCTGGAGCGCGTGCTCAACGGCACGCCGGGCATGGTGCAGATGCGCAGCGAGAGCCTCTTTGGCCTGTCGCTCCTCTTCCTCACCTTCGATGACGGCGTGGACCCGTTCAAGGCGCGCACCATCGTCGGGGAGCGCATGTCCAACGCGGACATGCCGGACGGCGCGGACGTGCGGCTGGCGCCCGAGGCCACGCCGCTGGGCAAAATCTACCAGTTCCGCGTGCTGAGCGACCGGCACACCCTGACCGAGACGCGCTCGGAGATGGAGTGGAACATCGCGCGGCACCTGCGTCAGGTGCCCGGCGTGGCGGACGTGCTCAGCCTGGGCGGCTTCCTCAAGGAGTTCCACGTCCAGGTGGACCCGTCGCGGCTGCTCGCGCACGAGCTCACGCTGGCGGACGTCACCGAGGCGCTGTCGCGCTCCAACCGCAACGTGGGTGGCGGCTTCCTGCGCCAGGGCGACCAGGAGTTGCTCATCCGCGGGGTCGGCTATCTGCGCGGCGCGCGGGACGTGCAGAGCATCGTCCTCAAGAGCGAGGACGGCACGCCGGTGACGGTGGGCGACGTGGCGCGGGTGGTGGCGTCGCACACGCCGCGCCGTGGGTCGGTGAGCCACAACCTGGACATGGACGTCACCGAGGGCGTCGTCCTGCTGCGCCGAGGGGAGAACCCCAGCACGGTGCTGGAGGGCGTGCACGCGAAGGTGGAGGAGCTGAACTCGCGGGTGCTGCCCAAGGGCATGCGCATCGAGGCCTTCTATGACCGGAACGTGCTGGTGGGACACACGCTGTCCACGGTGCATCACAACCTGCTGCACGGCGCGTTGCTGGTGGTGGCGGTGGCGTGGCTGTTCCTGCGCAGCCTGCGCTGCTCGCTCATCGTCGCGTCCGTCATCCCCCTGGCGCTGCTGACGGCCTTCATCGGCCTGAAGATGGTGGGCCTGCCCGCCAACCTCATCTCCATGGGCGCCATCGACTTCGGCATCCTGGTGGATGGCGCGGTGGTGCTGGTGGAGAACGTGTTGCACGAAGCGGGCGTGCAGCGGCCCCGGCGGCGCAAGGAGATGCTGGGGCTCATCCTGCGCTCGGCGCTGGATGTGGCGCGGCCGACGTTCTTCGCGATGGCCATCATCATCGCCGCGCTCATTCCCGTCTTCACGCTGGAGCGCGTGGAGGGCCGCATCTTCCGGCCGCTGTCGCTGACGTACAGCTTCGCGCTGGTGGGCGCGCTCGTCTTCGCGCTGACGGTGGTGCCCGCCCTGTGCGCGCTGTTGCTGCGGCCGCAGGACGCGGAGGTGAAGGAGCCGAAGCTGCTCACCACCCTGCGGGAAGGCTACGGCCGCGCGGTGACGTGGCTGATGCCGCGCAAGACGCTGGTGTTCGCGAGCATGGCGGCGCTGGTGCTCGTCACCGGTGTGGTGGGCTCGCGGGTGGGCAGTGAGTTCCTCCCGGAGCTGGACGAGGGCGACATCAACATCTTCGTGGAGATGCCGGCCAGCATCTCCCTGGGCAAGGGCGCGGACATTCTCCTGGAGGTGCGGCGCAGGCTGCTGGACTTCCCCGAGGTGAAGGAGGTGCTCGTCGAGCAGGGCCGCCCGGAGGACGGCACGGACAACGAGGCCGTCAACATGGGCAAGACGTTCGTCCGCTTCACGCCCGAGGAGACGTGGCGCAAGGGCTGGGACAAGGAGCGGCTGGTGCGGGAGATGCGCGCCTCGCTGCTGGAGATTCCGGGCGTCAGCTTCAACTTCTCGCAGCCCATCAAGGACAGCGTGGAGGAGGCCATCAGCGGCGTGCGCGGCAAGGTGGTGCTGAAGATTTTCGGCACGGACCTGGCGGCCATGCGCGGCACGCTGGAGCAGGCCGTCGCGTCGCTCCAGAAGGTGGAGGGCGTGGTGGACCTGGGGCTCTACCGCGACTCGAGCGTGCCGCAGCTCCAGGTGGTGCTGGACCGTCCCGCGCTGGCGCGCGCCGGCATCGACGTGTCCACCGCGCAGGACCTGGTGGAGACGGCCCTGGGCGGCCGGGTGGTGACGGAGCTGTGGGAGCAGGAGCGGCCCGTCCCGGTGCGCGTCATCCTGCCGGGTACGGAGCGTGACGACGAGGCGCGCATCGGCGGCATCCTGGTGCCCACCGCCAGTGGCGGACACGTCCCGCTGCGCGAGGTGGCGCGGCTGGAGAAGGCGCTGGGCCGCGCGAGCATCAACCGCGAGGCGAACAGCCGCACCCTGGCGCTGAAGTTCAACGTGGAGGGGCGCGACATGGGCTCCACCATCCAGGAGGCCATGGCCACCGTGGAGAGAGAGGTGACGGTGCCGGAGGGCACGTTCCTCAAGTGGGGCGGCGAGTTCGAGAACCAGGAGCGCGCGCTGGGCCGGCTGGCGGTCATCGTGCCCATCTCCTTCCTGGTGGTGTTCGCGTTGCTCTACGCGGCGCTGGGCTCCATGCGGAGCGCGAGCGCGGTGCTGGCGGGGGCGCCCTTCGCGATGTGTGGCGGCGTGCTGGCGCTGGCCGTCACGGGCATCCCGTTGTCGGTGAGCGCGGCCGTGGGCTTCATCACGCTGCTGGGGCAGGTGTGTCTGGCCTCGCTGCTGGTGGTGAGCGCGGTGGATGACCGGCGGAAGGCGGGCGAGTCCCTGGAGGCAGCGCTGCCGGCGGGCGCGTCCAGTCGCTTCCGCGCGGTGCTGATGACGGCGCTGCTGGCGATGCTGGGGTTGATGCCGGCGGCACTCTCCAGCGGAGCGGGCAGCGAGACGCAGCGGCCCTTCGCGGTGGTCATCATCGGCGGGTTGGTGACGGCGGTGCTGGTGTCGCTGTTCGCGCTGCCGGCCTTCTACTCCGTCATCGTGGGGAAGCATGCCGCGTCCACGGGTTCGGGGGACGACGAGGACGATGAGGACCTGGACGCTGGTGTGGAGCACATCGGTCCGAAGGGGCACGGCCCGGAGCAGGGCACCGCGGGGGTGGCGGCATGA